The nucleotide window actagtgctgggcgataccacacttttatgattcgatacgatacTACTACttacttttttggcaatttattcgCATACCTGATATCCGATacccgataccgatactttcagtgatttattatttttaataaaatgcaaCGCTTGTAAGACAagtcccatgacaaatactgttaattcaaaaactttaatatgcaaatcctttgctggcctttttttaaaaaaatgaaataaatttagaaaaacacataaataataaataatcaacatcctctatttaaattctctgagtggaaagcttaaaacagcctcttcactATGCCCACTGTTAAAATGACACTATGATCATGATGTCTCTGAATTTGTCagtacaaaactttggagtaagttaccctaaaagaatcagaagtgacacatgcgcttttatttcacatttattaattagtatcaaTATTCTATTAGAGTAATCAATACTCAAATGAGTAGTAAATATGGATATACCACAGAATTGATATGCCCATGACTAATGGGTACATTCAGAAGTAGcatcatataaatatatataaacaatcattaaggacacagaaacaatacagcttCAGTTGCTAATTTAAGGTAAATGAGAGAATTAAacatacatagaaaataaataataaaataagttgagtaAGGAGAGGGAGTCATTTCAAAAGTTCAGTGAGGGAATTGTATATTTTAAGTGCTCTTagtcctttcattattttcaatggtTTTAGGTATATTTagaattcatttagaaaaacaacaaatttgggGGGAGGTTTCACaatcctgtttttatgaataaagaatttTAAGAGGCACAGGATTATGTTACAGCAgctttcatcttttttattatttaatatcaaactgaaagttatgtcatttattgaaaaggaaattggaatggatttagtttttacttttaacCATTCATGGATATCAGTCCAGAAGGTTTTCACAGTTTGGCATGAGAAGAAAACATGGTTCATTTTCACAAAAGGGGCATAAattatcttcaaatttaaaGCGTGCACAGAGTAATTCTTTAGAAGGATAAATATTGTTCTTAATTTTAAAGAATGTATCTTTTGCTTTTGGTGGTATAGGGAATGTGAGATACATTGTTCTTAatttttctgttgattttttgtGCTCTGCTCTGTCTACCTGGgaatagttttacattaaaattattTCTTATCAAtctattattacatttttttatctaGGACTGACAATCCTTGAATGGACAATGAAGGGCTACTAACCTCCATACTAACCATAGCTATCAACCATAGACTGCTATCAACAGGATGATAACCGATTACCCATAATGCCTTGTGCCTTCCAGCTGCTTTAAGGTGTGTTTTAGTTGGAGCCGGCGTACACCGATGAGTACCCAGTTGAGCGGAGACAGCAAGTAATGTATGTGTAAACCTGGTGTAAACTGTGCAAATACCGGTTGCTGCATTGCATATATTTCCTTGTAATTGGAGTAAACGAAACAGTGTCAAACAAAACGTGTCAGTTCCCTTTTTAAACGTACTCTTGTGTTAACTCCGCTTACAACCACCCAACCTGGACAGCCCGGAGTAAGTCACAAGCGCACCTAATGTCACTATTGATTTTGGAATAAAATCACCTGTTTCCGCGTTGGTATCTCCCTGGTATCTCCCTATGGTTTTCTCTGAATATTGTAGTGTTTTTGCTGTCACATACGTTTCCTTTTCTATTTTTCACCGGACAAACCAAGCGTcgcatgtatgcatgtataaGTTCCCTTGTTTCATACATCAATGTAACACCGCAGCTCTTCATATGCGACTGACCTTGCCCGTCTGCAGACAAAACAGTGAACCAGCCAGTCAGTGTTAGCTAGCTCAGCTAACTGTTCGTATTAGTGCGAATTCATGTTCGCTGGTCCTCTCCACGTCCTGGTTTTGTTGCCTTTATGATGGAAGATGAAGCCTTCACAGACATTAATGGCAAAGCCATATCTCTGGACTGCCAGAGTCACTCTGGTTTCTGCAGAGAGTTCATTGTCAGCTCTGCCAAAGTGTCCATCGGTAAGGTGATGGTGttcacctgctctgtttggctTGTAGCTTACGCTGTTTTCTTCATCACAGAGGTGAGCATCATGAGTAAAACTACATGTATGTGGAGTAAcagttgtatgtgtgtgtgtgtgtgtgtgtgtgtgtgtgtgtgtgtgtgtttgtgtgtgtgtgtgtgtgtgtgtgtgtgtgtgtgtgtgtgtgtgtgtgtgtgtgtgtgtgaaaaaatacacacactttcactgtAGTTTAATTTATTACCAAACTAGAATACTTCTAATTCCCAATTACTTGtcatgcagtctatggtcatgCTCCTTGTGATACATACAATTGTAGAAGCAGAACTTACTGTATGTTTTATAtatcaattcaatttgctttattggcatgaacgaagacatgttgttgccaaagcacatacgatTCAGCTCCGCACCATCTCCAAACTCAAATTAATCTTAAGCACCTCAGACCTGGAAAAAGTCGTCCACGCCTTCATATCATCACGCATCGATTACTGTAACTCCTTGTACTTTGGCATCACTCAATCCTCATTATTCGCCTTCAAATAGTTTAAAATGCAGCAGCCAGGATCCTGACAAGGtcaaaaaagagagaccacATAACACCAATTCTTgcctccctacactggcttccggTCAGCTACGAAATTACCTTGTTACTTGATATATAAAGTACTTCATGGTTTGGCCCCCACTTACATCTCAGAACTCCTGTCTCCgtatcactctgtcagagcactcagatcatcacaccaaaacttcctgtctgtccgaacatcaaggacaaagagatatggggacagagccttcttcatctgtgccccaaaactgtggaattcCCCCCTCgtagagacttttaaaagtcgtctcaaaatgcacttttattcattagcttttaagTGACCTTaaccacactggctcagatactcactgccctgttaattgtatttcttgtcattactgttgttattattactgttaatttaatttttgattATATTGCTCTCATAccactctttttttccctctctcttcctctgtttgtgtttttctttatttcatgttctctttgttttcctcattttcagttgtaaagcactttgcatcaactgtgttgtgtgtaaagtgctatataaataaagctgatttgattttatattttggggattGGATCTAATGATTCAAATTGGCACATCCTAACACTGAATGAGATTTCCATCTTTGTCTTGCAGAACACTGCTGTGCTGTCCTGTGCTATACTCATCACCCTGGTTGGCATGATGGTTCACATCCACTTTGTGAAGGTTGACCACGAGTCCCTGCTCGTCATTGGCTCTTTGGGCATCCAGGTGTCTTCCAGCTACGCCTCAGGCCGAGAGACCACCACATTCATTGAGATGAGCAAGATTAAGGATATAGTCATCAATGAAGCTATATATATGGTGAATAAGAAAACTATGTAAATGTCTTTCACCCgattacatttgcatttttctgtgattaATCTGTTATTTATAAAAAGCTGTATTTCTGTTTAAGATAATTAAAATGAAGTGTAACCTTCTCTTTCAGCATCAAATCATTTATTACCTCTGTGTGCTGTTGAAGGACTCTTCAGAGCCTAATGCAGTGTCAAGTGTTGTGCCGTTGTTCCAGGTAAGCTTGAATGTTAGGTGCACACATCTCTCAAGTAGAGTAAATTTCTTATGACAAGTAACTTAAGTTCCTCCTTGTTTACCTCCCACATGAGGCTTTTAGTGCACTGTATCTGATGAACCTCCTGTCTTCATTTTTCAGAGTTCAAAGCCGAGGTTGAACTGCCTGGTGAAGGTTTACAAGAGCTGTCAGGAGATTCTTTCTAAGTGCTGATGGTATGAAGTGGTGGTCATCCATCAGAGATGTTTCTGGGAGCCTATAGTTTAATAAGTTGTGTTCTTTTCAAAGGATGAATGCAGAGACCGTTTTTATTAATTGTGGTGCATCTTGATTCAGTTATTAGTCAttcattttttgtatatttctcCTTTTCATGCCTTCATCAACACACTGTACATCCAATCAATCTGATCTGATGACCAATATAAGTGTATTAATGACTTTATGTTATACCGTGTTTTGTAGCCACCTGAATAATAATATGCACCAGTCTAGACTTCTTGTTTGAACCTACTGAGCCACATTTGTACCTGACATTGAATTAACAGTTAGAAATGCCCTTTGATcacctttcctctttccttatttattcatttagatAGAAGTTGACTTATTAATTCAATGTCTGTATTTTAGAAGGATTCCTAAACTGTATTTTTGTACTagaaataattttaataaaacatagaatCAACATTGTTTCTAATTTATTTACCATCACTAGTGGTAGTGTTTTTTCCTGGGATACCTTTTAAAATGGGGAGTGATATTGTATATCTCCAGTAGGGGGCAGCCTTGCTCTTACTCATGCTTAATTACTATTACCCAACTCTGATAGAAGCATTTATGACACTTCAGACAAATCACTTCAGATGTACAGACAGTATATCTAGTGATTTACATAGATAGGACCCCATAAACCTGCTGCTTtaggaataataataaacagggtttccacgcgtcctggaaaacctggaaaacagttgaccagttttccagtactggaaaacacctggaaaatgggagaaaaagtaaaatgtcctggaaaatcacatatagtcctggaaaatgattccaacatggctgcgtgcgacctgatcctattaacaaaacacatccccattcattgaaagttgagtgcatgctgtgctggaaaagacagcgacactgcacatcttttttcacatcttttctccttcacttcataatcatgcattcacagaaaacgggggtatattgtttatgttttatggtacatttggctcaattaccgtactctagctcagttgttctcaaagtgtggtcctgggacccctgggggtccgcgaaccatagcgtgggggtccgtgaaataatttgaatacatttctagtaaatcataaaattgtgctgtgtcattacaaaacagcatacaccattgttatgataccatttggtggctcgaagggatatgtgagtcttgttactgttaattttctgaaagtgtttaagatcaattacttgaaaagtataaatgctgtcatgttgagtccacaaggaatgaaatgaccctctgttttaaagtatacaagtggtatttacttgattcaaatttaagtgttatctgtttatcactatggtacaggattagggttaggattaaggttaggtttagaaccagcactaaacttaagcatatagaaccagaagcaaactcatgcaaactcatgcagggttaaggttaggggttgtgattagggttagggtcagggttatgattatgattagggttagggttgtgattagggttagggttagggttgtgatcagggttggggttagggttagggttatggttatgattatgattagggttgtgattagggttagggttgtgtttagggttatggttatgattatgattagggttgtgattagggttagggttgtgattagggttagggttgtgattagggttaaggttaggggttgtgattagggttagggttgtgattagggttagggttgtgattagggttagggttgtgattagagttagggttgtgattagggttaggatcagggttg belongs to Notolabrus celidotus isolate fNotCel1 chromosome 13, fNotCel1.pri, whole genome shotgun sequence and includes:
- the pigh gene encoding phosphatidylinositol N-acetylglucosaminyltransferase subunit H, translating into MMEDEAFTDINGKAISLDCQSHSGFCREFIVSSAKVSIGKVMVFTCSVWLVAYAVFFITENTAVLSCAILITLVGMMVHIHFVKVDHESLLVIGSLGIQVSSSYASGRETTTFIEMSKIKDIVINEAIYMHQIIYYLCVLLKDSSEPNAVSSVVPLFQSSKPRLNCLVKVYKSCQEILSKC